The genome window AGACAGAAtggatattcctcaaaaaattaaaactagaaatatcatatgatccagcaatttcacttctgcttatataccccaaagaagtaaaagcagggtctcaaacagatatttgtacacccatgttcatagaagcattattcacaatagctaagatgtagaagcaacccaagtatatGTTTATGGAAAATGGATAAGTTAAatgtgatattatacatacaaaggattattatttagcctttaaaaggacataaattctgacatatgctacaacatgaatgaaccctgaggagattatgctaagtgaaataagccagtcacaaaaagataaatactggatgatttcatttatatgaggtacacagagtagtcaaattcattgaAACAGAGatgaatggtggttgccaggagctggccgggtgggggttggggtggaatggagaaatggggagttattgtttaaatgggtacagggtttcagttttacaagatgaaaatagTTATGGAGATGGAAGTTGGTAATGGCGccacaaaattataaatgtattaataccactgaactgtacacataAAAATAGTTAAGGTGGTAAATCTTAGGTTGTgggtattttaccacaataaaaaaaaacctaaaagagaaaaataggctTCATTAGCTTAAGGGGTTTTCAATCCCATTCGATCGAAGGTGCTTTGTGCCCAGCTATTCCCAAAGAGATGTTTTCTcttctactctttctttttttttttgatgtgaacacCAACCCTGGAGGGCTCTTGAGCTCtcaaaacagaaaccaaagaaaggaaataaaaccctTGCCTTACCAGGGTCCAGAAAGGGCTGGCCTTCCCCAGCAGCACCGAAGCTTAGCTCCTGCGGCCCTGCCTGTGGGATCCACGCCTCTGCCACTGGGACCTCCGGGACAGGTCCCATTACTTGGAGTGGGGGTGACTCCAGGTGGATGTTTGGTGGTATGTGTGCCATTCCCACTGGTGCCAGTTCTTCCAAGAGCATTTCCTGCCTATTGAGCTGGGGGAAATGCCAGAACCGTCACTAAAGTCCAGACCAGCCCTGCCCAGTAGCAATATAATGCAAGCCACCCATgtccttttaaatttactgatggccatatgaaacaaaaaatgaaataggtaAAGTTGATCTTAATAACATGCAGTATGTAaccaaatatatctaaaatatcatAATTTCagaatgtaatcaatataaacaaTTGTTAGTGAGATATTACACGGATTTTTATCTCATACTAAGTTTTTGGAATGTGCTGTGCATGTTATACTTACAGCATATCTCAGTTTGGACTAGACACATTgcaagtgctcaagagccacacttggctagtggctactgtactggGCGGTACATGACTAGACCATACAAAGATAAAATCTTATATGGTAAGCTAAACcaagaagacaaaaaaaggaagggaaaccataaattcattctatCCTAGAGGGGCAGGAAACCTTGGATAACTCCTGTTCAGACAGGCTAACTACAGAGCCCCATCAACACAGCAGGCAGAAGTGCCCCTAATGCTCCCCCACAAGCACTTCCTTCTCCCAAAGATTCTGCCTGTGCTCAGCTATGGGTTTCATTCAATGGTTCTGAACAGAGGCCAGTGCCACCATCCCCATGGGGCATTTTGCCTATGATGGCAGGTGGTGGCTATCAGAAAGTAATGTGCCAGAGATGGGAGTCTATAtatttggttggccaaaaagtttgttcgggtttttctgtaatgtcttatggaaaaacccgaacaaactttttggatAACGCAAAAATTCATAGGGCAGAATTTTTCCACCTCCCAAACAATTTAGGAATGTCCTCTTAAACAGTCATGTAGGTAAAAGAGAACCTGTCAAGGACCTCACCCTGTTGGTcatataaacacaaaatatatttgcatattttagcATGACTTGAATGTTCTAGGAAAGCATTACTttggaaataaaaggaagacTATACTACTTATTGTTCGGATTGACCAAGAGCTGTTTCACGCTTTGAGAAATCACATGACCAGCAGCAACACTGCTTGTAGTGTTTGAGCTGTATCACATCAGTCAGAAGTGCTGGCTGTCACCTTCCCAGTGAATCTATGCAGAGATTTAAGCAAATGACAATTTCCTGAAGTTTTTGGTGCAGTCAAGCCCAAAAATGTGCACGCTGATGTGCTTATTGAGTTCATAAGAAATcacattccttttcctttatattcCTTCTAGACTCTACTCAACTCAGGGTTGGCAAAATTTTCTTGTAAAGatacagacagtaaatattttaggctttgtgggtggTATCGGTctgttgtctcttcttttttttttaaccaccctTGAAAAAGGTAAGAACCATTACTGGTTCATGGATTGTATAAAAACAGGCTTTGTGCAATATTTGGCTCACAGAGCACttattatgttgattttttttctaatttggtgTGTGTAAGGAAGTAATATTatctataaatttcattttaggaTAGTAAAGGGGACATTACCAAATTGCTGTTATAGAAGTGGAGTTGGGTTTAatagttgagaatcactgaaacATATGCTGATtccagcagaaggaaaaaatggaaggcCCTGCAGGCAAATCCTGGGGCACCAGACAGAATGTCTGAGCCAGTCCCAGCTGCCTCTGCTACTTCTTTTGGTCTAATTCCCAAGATCCCAACCTCTTTTCTCACCTGCTGCTCTGGTATCTCAAGTTCTCTCTGTAAGTCTTCTATCAGTGACACAACTCTTTCTCTGTTCTCTGGGCAATGTTCCCTCACCCAGGTCTCTATCTCCGTGGGCAGAATTGTTAGGAATTGCTCCAACACCAGCAGCTCCAAGATTTGCTCCTTAGAACGCATCTTTGGCTTCAGCCATTGACAGCAGAGCTCCCAGAGTTTGTTGAAAGCTTCATGAGGTCCAGCAGCTTCTTTGTACTGGAACTGCCGGAAGCGCTGGCGGAAGACCTCACAGTCGGTATCATACTCTTGAAACACGGAGCCCTGATTCAAGGAGGCCTGGATTGCACAACCCAGGGCCACAGCCATCGCCCCCTTCCGTGCACAATTTATCTGGGTCTGGAAGTGGCAgattccaatttctttctttgtgttacCCTCTGGGCGGAGCCAGTACAAGCTGAGGacagaacaaaatgagaaaggagaaacagCAGTGGTTATCAGAGGGAAGACTTACCTCCCTTAACTTGCTTACTTTTCTCCAAAGCCCCAAAAAGGCAGATCATAATCTTTTGGGggttttgagaatctgatgaaagtcATGGACAATTTCTAGAAGAATACACATCACATTAAATgctacatttaattttaaaaattcagtttacaAAATCTTCAAGACCATGCACGGATTCTCTAGAACTGTGCTATCCAATATGGTATTCAATAGTCCCatgtgggtggggggagagagaaattaggagtttgggattatacacactactatatataaaataggtaaccaacaaggacctattgtatagcacagggaactatactcaatatcttgtaataacctataatggaaaagaatctgaaaaagaacataaatatacatgtatgtgtatatgtatatatgtatatgtatatattggattggccaaaaagttcgtttggtaagtgaatacattgttcaataaagtttttcatgaaaatgaaaaatgtgtcttatttttacttaaaaccgaaCGAACTTTTGGGCTGACCCAATACATATAtatccgaatcactttgctgtacacctgaaactaacacaacatagtaaatcaactataaaccaataaaatttttttaaaaagaggcaccTTTGCAGAAAATTCTATTGGACAGCTCTGCTCTAGAATTCCATGGACGCAATG of Hippopotamus amphibius kiboko isolate mHipAmp2 chromosome X, mHipAmp2.hap2, whole genome shotgun sequence contains these proteins:
- the ZNF449 gene encoding zinc finger protein 449 isoform X3; translation: MAVALGCAIQASLNQGSVFQEYDTDCEVFRQRFRQFQYKEAAGPHEAFNKLWELCCQWLKPKMRSKEQILELLVLEQFLTILPTEIETWVREHCPENRERVVSLIEDLQRELEIPEQQLNRQEMLLEELAPVGMAHIPPNIHLESPPLQVMGPVPEVPVAEAWIPQAGPQELSFGAAGEGQPFLDPVGCHPGITSTQDRKSVPGTLDLQLLWMIPDIQYQNLT